TCAGAAAATAAAGAATATACCATCACGGCTTATACAGAAGATTATTTAGGTCTCATTGGCCGGATTAACGCTATTTTTTCAAGAAGACGAATTTCTATTGTCAATTTAAATGTAGGTCCGTCCGAAATGGAAAGAGTTAAAAAATTTGTGATCATCGTCAGAGAAACGGAAGAATCTGTGCAAAAGATCACCAGGCAGATGGAAAAACAGGTAGATGTCCTGGAAGTTCATTATCATAAAAATCCATGCCTCACCGCAGTATTGCATGCGAGCTGATGTTAAATGAAATCAAAAATAATAAATAACAATAAATAAAAAATCAAAAAATGGCAAAATTGAATTTTGGCGGAGTAGAAGAAAATGTTGTGACAAGAGAGGAGTTTCCATTGCAGAAAGCTCAGGAAGTATTAAAAGATGAGGTGGTAGCTGTGATCGGTTATGGAGTACAGGGACCGGGACAGGCTTTAAATCAAAAAGATAACGGAATTAATGTAATCGTAGGTCAGAGAAAGAACTCCAAATCCTGGGATAAGGCCATAGCAGATGGTTTTGTACCTGGAGAAACTCTTTTTGAAATAGAAGAAGCATTGCAGAAAGGAACTGTTATCTGTTATCTTTTAAGCGATGCCGCACAGATCGAATACTGGCCTAAAGTAAAACAGCATCTTACTCCTGGAAAAGCACTGTATTTCTCTCATGGTTTTGGAATTACCTTCAATGAACGTACGGGAATTGTTCCTCCGGCAGATGTAGATGTATTTCTGGTTGCGCCTAAAGGATCAGGAACCTCACTAAGGAGAATGTTCCTGCAGAACAGAGGCCTGAACAGCAGTTTTGCCGTATATCAGGATGCCACAGGAAAAGCAAGAGAAAGAGTGGCAGCATTGGGAATAGCAATTGGAAGCGGTTATTTATTTGAAACCGATTTTAAGAAAGAAGTATTCAGTGATCTTGCAGGAGAACGGGGAACACTGATGGGAGCTGTACAGGGAATATTTGCTGCACAATATGATGTTTTGAGAAAAA
The Chryseobacterium sp. W4I1 DNA segment above includes these coding regions:
- the ilvC gene encoding ketol-acid reductoisomerase, producing MAKLNFGGVEENVVTREEFPLQKAQEVLKDEVVAVIGYGVQGPGQALNQKDNGINVIVGQRKNSKSWDKAIADGFVPGETLFEIEEALQKGTVICYLLSDAAQIEYWPKVKQHLTPGKALYFSHGFGITFNERTGIVPPADVDVFLVAPKGSGTSLRRMFLQNRGLNSSFAVYQDATGKARERVAALGIAIGSGYLFETDFKKEVFSDLAGERGTLMGAVQGIFAAQYDVLRKNGHSPSEAFNETVEELTQSLMPLVAENGMDWMYANCSTTAQRGALDWWKRFRDATSPLFEELYDSVAKGDEAQRSIDSNSKPDYREKLEVELTELRESEMWRAGKTVRSLRPENN
- a CDS encoding ACT domain-containing protein, with product MKSENKEYTITAYTEDYLGLIGRINAIFSRRRISIVNLNVGPSEMERVKKFVIIVRETEESVQKITRQMEKQVDVLEVHYHKNPCLTAVLHAS